A single region of the Sphaeramia orbicularis chromosome 6, fSphaOr1.1, whole genome shotgun sequence genome encodes:
- the gdpgp1 gene encoding GDP-D-glucose phosphorylase 1, protein MAVRFMYRIQDFITDVCRRSGNSQSMASPPTTFDTTIQASWMDRMDRGLLRYHLGDLQTRILPGPHGYVAQLNIQRGTERRKPQEILSIQQPFNAKQFNFNKINPDEIIFEMMKDTQGGTMVCEKGCLNTPCKMTVLVNVSPLEFGHCLFVPDPSHCFPQVLTRFAIQVGIESVFLSSDPGFRVGFNSLGAFASVNHLHLHGYYLDHELKLESVPVKPLVLAKHFYRVMDFPAGFLFYTEPESVEKVAKAICEVTDFLVERDIAHNLFLTRGCSPCDHIQSEEDASLRKGVRIVVWPRKSCFGAKEESAFNVALCELAGHLPFKNKADYERTTEKDVMDVIQRYLLPKEDFLRLEQELSHHLMDL, encoded by the coding sequence ATGGCGGTCCGGTTTATGTATAGAATTCAGGATTTTATCACAGATGTGTGCAGGAGGAGTGGAAACAGTCAGAGCATGGCATCACCACCAACAACGTTTGACACGACAATACAGGCCAGCTGGATGGATAGGATGGACAGGGGACTCCTCCGCTACCACTTGGGTGATCTACAAACTCGTATCCTGCCTGGTCCACATGGTTATGTGGCCCAGCTAAATATTCAAAGAGGAACAGAGCGTCGAAAGCCTCAGGAGATTCTGAGCATCCAGCAGCCGTTCAATGCCAAGCAGTTTAATTTCAACAAAATCAATCCAGATGAAATCATATTTGAGATGATGAAGGATACACAGGGAGGCACTATGGTGTGTGAAAAGGGATGTCTGAATACACCGTGCAAAATGACAGTGCTAGTTAATGTCAGCCCTTTGGAGTTTGGACATTGCCTCTTTGTTCCTGACCCCTCACACTGTTTTCCACAAGTCCTAACCAGGTTTGCCATCCAGGTTGGTATAGAATCTGTTTTCCTTAGCTCTGATCCTGGATTTCGAGTGGGCTTCAATAGCCTTGGAGCCTTTGCATCTGTCAATCATCTACATCTCCATGGGTACTATCTAGACCATGAGCTCAAGTTGGAGTCTGTGCCTGTCAAACCACTGGTTCTTGCAAAGCACTTTTATCGTGTGATGGACTTCCCTGCAGGCTTTTTGTTTTACACAGAGCCAGAGTCAGTGGAGAAAGTTGCCAAAGCCATCTGTGAAGTAACAGACTTTCTTGTAGAACGTGATATTGCTCACAACCTGTTTTTAACCAGAGGATGTTCACCCTGTGATCACATACAGAGTGAAGAAGATGCCAGTTTGAGGAAAGGAGTTCGTATCGTTGTGTGGCCCAGAAAGTCCTGCTTTGGTGCAAAAGAGGAATCTGCTTTTAATGTTGCTCTTTGTGAGCTGGCAGGGCATTTGCCATTTAAGAACAAGGCAGACTATGAGCGCACTACTGAGAAAGATGTCATGGATGTCATTCAAAGGTATCTTCTTCCCAAAGAAGATTTTCTCAGGTTGGAACAGGAGCTTTCTCATCATTTAATGGATTTATGA